The following coding sequences are from one Mustelus asterias unplaced genomic scaffold, sMusAst1.hap1.1 HAP1_SCAFFOLD_3933, whole genome shotgun sequence window:
- the LOC144490864 gene encoding uncharacterized protein LOC144490864, translating to MARLVICNREEENAVKVENPSVLSVLKGQVTKGCSRFLPKGTKAKVNLEDQGRQKVSFTFNVTKTLRNRFQSAIGSEPDEVKVPPLSLPPISVKGSQDSKSDSDSADAAEATASPPKSKVEWSKVHFKKKHLNDAAKPAALSDREPCSSSVEEPADAAVKKDCTGGTETVTKVAAERKPSNQNLSTSHIGKGDNLEEFKNVSSSSSENDELRKIPQVEEAVPAQSAGSESEGDLLRKSQEMRSTESDRDVKKNPIASKVDEVEKVSSYSKPERDKRSSGRSKSDRDLRRTSSRSKYGREERVSSSRSRSDRDSRIPSSYSKSDRSRTSYYRDKDRGYRRSSPYSERSKSSRSKLGSDLRDASSCSDSEEDSRRYHSRSNDLRRTSLCSKSYRDSRKYQSRSDRDLRATSSCSESERETKRTKSHSKSDRISRTSASCHESESSKINSPEPESDSRKTSKLDTHSKISSFHSKASASCHKPEVVKTNSPDLELDHRKIAKSDSLPRTSSSHSKPVTSCHEVAAKKDSPEPEVDSKCFKLDSNSRALPSHSKLPTCGIEATQGDCSELESDSRSSHNPDINSRLSPSHSKSTTCCDMEVVKIESSESELDFWTKSKSDKNPMVTPSQSKPTTCYEMEVVKPDFAESELDSWTNSRLDKNSIVTQSHSKSTTCYEMEMVKMEPSEPEPELDSWENCKLDRKSRITTSSSRSCKARTSRSYTSGKELKRTSFSESEDEFREVPELHKLGAMQTVSRSDEICSSFDYQLDNYVSNSPYSTSDLTRAFCRSRFAVEITGPSPASNSDGPLTKVSSCSESEEERGSSPRCEAALTVLCHSVSNELPSSPSFVAQDLKTTPHPSPDETRSLAHPKLEEFSTWHYSETEEILACPKLDEAASVPCLNMDALRTVSVDVKNCTREAKHIGERSTENRDVDSQREQHISEVDGAESKHDRLFHNCKSKPNVVPGNQNWDSLENVRMYADFPSQLPSEAQESSEVKPENPSIHNEETSLPARPDSSVKVESEQSMEISEDEEDSDEELPLEAAAEGPLPLNAANPLSSSEAEHSLQHYQTKSDCDSSCMKAECNSVNSENEECLGVVKSSSEQESEESETSSDSDDSGVPRNRLQSVIIVPKNSTLTLEKSLSSSPSSSSPPSRSSRQEKKQPSLEGGKREAEEKPSQEHELNSVQFGSGPQEFVGGWAQDDDEVQGSQLSSPKAAEEQPQASSSQLSPAGETRKSSKQQLSSDKADSTSQPDRFSPDQNRLPLADEKSGAAELAQQSVDRLAERHQHPLGSYSDSPAAGESIAQPSGGVEKSQGEKPDSGQAIPWLQQQAREQGSFHSPEFVDSLDWDISQPEKPSSSCQQPDSSYGLRYGYRTEEADLAERSSCWQAGRANYWDPRLHSKSALYSSYQLSQDISGSDVQGQVQPDSMTDDFAIYNSWEAVTRDPRTVAKGVSSLQAHEITSNSSKGTTLVLKASDSTADKEQRAKGLEKRLEDEQGESQKPQQEEVDTDLESDTDTRDCEQVNTEPEPHPVMPCKEWVTLVCKMEEFKNTQCWKEQSKLGLMPPYFELIEENLYLTERKKSKSHRDIKRMQCECLLSREDRERGELACGEDCLNRLLMIECSSRCLHGEYCTNRRFQRRQYADVEVILTERKGWGLRTDKELSVNSFVLEYCGEVLDHKEFKARVKEYARNKNIHYYFMALKNDE from the exons ATGGCTCGCTTGGTCATCTGCAACAGAGAAGAGGAGAATGCA GTGAAGGTGGAAAATCCGTCCGTGTTGAGTGTTCTCAAGGGGCAGGTGACAAAAGGCTGTAGTCGCTTTCTACCCAAGGGCACCAAGGCGAAAGTCAACCTGGAGGACCAAGGGCGACAGAAAGTGTCTTTCACCTTCAACGTAACAAAGACCTTGCGGAATAGGTTCCAAAGTGCCATTGGGAGTGAACCAGATGAAGTCAAGGTCCCACCACTGTCGCTGCCTCCGATTTCGGTGAAAGGGAGCCAGGACAGCAAAAGTGACTCTGATTCAGCCGATGCCGCAGAGGCCACGGCCTCACCGCCCAAGTCCAAGGTTGAGTGGAGTAAGGTGCATTTCAAGAAGAAGCATCTCAACGATGCGGCCAAGCCTGCAGCTTTGTCGGACAGGGAGCCGTGCAGCTCGTCGGTGGAGGAACCTGCGGATGCAGCCGTCAAGAAAGATTGTACCGGAGGAACCGAAACTGTGACAAAGGTGGCTGCTGAGCGGAAGCCATCAAATCAGAACCTCAGTACGTCCCACATTGGGAAGGGTGATAACTTGGAAGAGTTTAAGAATGTCTCCTCGTCGTCTTCTGAAAACGATGAGCTGAGGAAGATTCCTCAAGTGGAAGAGGCGGTGCCAGCACAATCTGCTGGCTCCGAGTCCGAGGGGGATTTATTAAGGAAGTCGCAGGAAATGCGAAGCACTGAATCCGATCGCGATGTTAAGAAAAATCCAATTGCTTCCAAAGTTGATGAGGTTGAAAAGGTTTCCTCTTATTCCAagcctgagagagacaagaggagCAGCGGTCGTTCCAAGTCCGACCGGGATTTGAGAAGGACTTCCTCCCGCTCTAAGTACGGAAGAGAGGAGAGAGTCAGTTCTTCTCGATCCCGCTCCGACAGAGACTCGAGGATACCCTCCTCTTATTCAAAATCAGACCGTTCGAGGACCTCTTATTACCGAGATAAAGACAGAGGATACCGCCGAAGCTCGCCTTACTCTGAGAGGAGCAAATCTTCACGCTCCAAACTGGGCTCTGACTTACGGGATGCTTCCTCCTGTTCAGATTCGGAAGAAGATTCTAGAAGGTATCATTCCAGGTCAAATGACTTGAGAAGGACTTCGTTGTGTTCTAAATCTTACAGAGATTCGAGGAAATACCAATCACGCTCGGATAGAGATCTGCGGGCGACTTCCTCCTGCTCGGAGTCGGAAAGGGAGACCAAAAGGACTAAATCTCATTCTAAATCGGATAGAATATCCCGAACGTCAGCTTCCTGTCATGAGTCGGAAAGCTCTAAAATTAATTCTCCCGAACCGGAATCCGATTCCAGGAAAACATCCAAATTGGACACTCACTCGAAGATCTCTTCGTTTCATTCAAAGGCATCTGCGTCTTGTCATAAACCAGAGGTGGTTAAAACAAACTCGCCCGACCTGGAATTGGACCACAGGAAAATTGCCAAATCCGACAGTCTTCCGAGGACAAGTTCATCTCATTCCAAACCTGTAACCTCCTGCCATGAAGTAGCAGCAAAGAAGGACTCCCCCGAGCCGGAAGTGGACTCAAAATGTTTTAAGCTGGACAGTAATTCAAGGGCGCTTCCATCTCATTCCAAGTTACCCACTTGTGGAATAGAAGCAACTCAGGGAGACTGCTCCGAGCTAGAATCGGATTCCAGAAGTAGTCACAATCCAGATATTAATTCAAGGCTATCACCATCACATTCTAAATCAACTACGTGCTGTGACATGGAGGTAGTTAAAATAGAGTCTTCCGAATCAGAATTGGACTTTTGGACTAAAAGTAAGTCGGACAAGAATCCAATGGTAACCCCATCTCAGTCTAAGCCAACTACTTGCTATGAAATGGAAGTAGTTAAGCCGGACTTTGCGGAGTCAGAATTAGACTCATGGACTAACAGTAGGTTGGACAAGAACTCGATAGTAACCCAATCCCATTCTAAATCCACTACTTgctatgaaatggaaatggtcaaaaTGGAGCCTTCGGAaccagaacctgaactggacTCTTGGGAAAACTGTAAGTTGGATCGGAAGTCACGGATAACCACATCTAGTTCGAGGTCCTGCAAAGCGAGGACTTCACGTTCTTATACGTCTGGCAAGGAATTAAAGAGGACTTCattctctgagtcagaagatgaATTCAGGGAGGTTCCCGAGCTGCACAAATTGGGAGCCATGCAAACTGTTTCTCGATCAGATGAGATTTGTTCCTCATTTGATTACCAATTGGACAATTATGTGAGCAACTCACCATATTCTACATCGGATTTAACAAGGGCTTTCTGCCGCTCCAGATTCGCTGTGGAAATAACTGGGCCTTCACCTGCTTCTAACTCAGACGGGCCTCTGACAAAGGTTTCATCTTGCTCGGAGTCAGAGGAAGAGCGGGGATCTTCACCTCGTTGTGAGGCTGCTTTGACGGTTTTGTGTCATTCTGTGTCAAATGAATTGCCGTCCTCCCCTAGTTTTGTGGCTCAGGATTTGAAGACCACCCCTCATCCCAGCCCAGACGAGACGAGGTCCTTGGCCCATCCAAAACTGGAGGAATTCAGCACTTGGCACTACTCCGAGACGGAGGAGATTTTAGCTTGTCCCAAACTAGACGAGGCTGCCTCCGTGCCCTGTTTGAACATGGATGCATTAAGGACCGTTTCAGTCGATGTGAAAAATTGCACGAGAGAGGCAAAGCATATAGGTGAAAGGTCAACCGAAAACAGGGATGTGGATAGTCAAAGGGAGCAACACATCAGTGAAGTAGATGGCGCTGAGTCGAAGCACGATAGACTGTTTCACAATTGCAAAAGTAAACCGAATGTAGTTCCCGGCAACCAGAATTGGGATTCATTGGAGAACGTTAGAATGTACGCAGATTTTCCCAGCCAGCTTCCTTCTGAAGCTCAGGAGTCTTCAGAAGTCAAGCCCGAGAATCCGTCAATACATAACGAAGAAACCTCTCTCCCTGCCAGACCAGACAGTTCTGTTAAAGTGGAGTCGGAGCAGTCGATGGAAATCTCTGAAGATGAGGAAGACTCTGACGAAGAGTTGCCTTTGGAGGCGGCAGCTGAGGGGCCGCTGCCTCTGAACGCCGCCAACCCACTGAGCTCGAGTGAAGCAGAGCACAGTTTGCAGCATTACCAAACCAAATCTGACTGCGACAGCAGCTGTATGAAGGCAGAATGCAACAGCGTGAACTCTGAGAATGAAGAGTGTTTAGGGGTTGTCAAGAGCAGCAGTGAGCAGGAGAGCGAGGAGAGCGAGACGAGCTCCGATTCCGACGACAGTGGAGTCCCCAGGAACCGTCTGCAATCCGTCATCATCGTTCCCAAGAATTCAACGTTGACGTTGGAGAAGAGCCTGTCGTCCTCTCCGTCATCCTCCTCGCCGCCTTCCAGAAGCAGTCGCCAGGAAAAGAAGCAGCCAAGCCTGGAAGGAGGTAAACGGGAAGCGGAAGAGAAACCCAGTCAGGAGCATGAGCTAAACAGTGTCCAATTTGGGAGTGGGCCCCAGGAGTTTGTTGGCGGCTGGGCCCAGGATGACGACGAGGTTCAGGGCAGCCAGTTGTCCTCTCCCAAAGCAGCAGAGGAGCAGCCGCAGGCTTCTTCCAGTCAGCTTTCCCCGGCTGGCGAGACCCGCAAAAGCAGCAAGCAGCAGCTGTCGAGTGACAAGGCAGACAGCACCAGCCAGCCCGATAGGTTTTCACCAGACCAAAACCGGCTCCCGCTGGCAGATGAAAAATCTGGCGCAGCGGAGTTGGCTCAACAGAGTGTGGACAGGTTGGCGGAAAGGCACCAGCATCCACTCGGCAGCTACTCGGACAGCCCTGCAGCCGGAGAGAGCATTGCTCAACCCTCTGGGGGGGTAGAGAAAAGCCAAGGAGAAAAGCCGGACAGCGGACAGGCCATCCCGTGGCTGCAGCAGCAGGCTCGAGAGCAAGGCTCGTTCCATAGCCCAGAGTTTGTTGATAGCCTTGACTGGGACATCTCTCAGCCGGAGAAGCCGAGCAGCAGTTGTCAGCAGCCAGACAGCAGCTATGGACTGAGATACGGCTACCGAACAGAGGAAGCCGATTTGGCTGAAAGGAGTAGTTGCTGGCAAGCTGGTAGAgccaattactgggatccccggTTACACTCCAAGTCAGCATTGTACAGCAGCTACCAACTGAGTCAAGACATATCTGGCTCGGACGTCCAAGGGCAAGTGCAGCCGGACTCGATGACCGATGACTTTGCAATCTACAACAGCTGGGAGGCCGTGACCCGTGACCCACGAACTGTCGCCAAAGGCGTGAGCTCGCTACAAGCTCATGAGATAACCAGCAATTCCAGTAAGGGGACCACTCTGGTACTAAAGGCCAGCGACTCCACAGCAGACAAGGAGCAGCGGGCCAAAGGATTGGAGAAAAGGTTAGAAGATGAGCAGGGGGAGTCCCAGAAGCCACAGCAAGAGGAGGTGGACACCGATTTGGAAAGTGACACTGACACTCGGGACTGCGAGCAGGTGAACACTGAGCCTGAACCCCATCCCGTGATGCCCTGCAAGGAATGGGTCACACTGGTCTGCAAGATGGAAGAGTTCAAAAACACTCAATGCTGGAAGGAACAGTCAAAACTGGGCTTGATGCCCCCTTACTTTGAGCTAATTGAAGAGAACTTGTATCTGACGGAGAG